The Noviherbaspirillum saxi genome includes a window with the following:
- a CDS encoding GMC family oxidoreductase: MAKSASSSPIPDPIQAGLASGWKVIDASTLVADREVEADVAIIGTGAGGGVTAEILALAGLKVVLVEEGPLKSSKDFKMHEAEAYPELYQESAARKTRDKAINILQGRNVGGSTTVNWTSSFRTPGDTLSYWQKNFGLNDYSAESLSPWFTMMEQRLHIGAWAAAPNENNDLLRRGAAQLGIPAAAIQRNVKACWNLGYCGMGCPTNAKQSMLVTTIPSALARGATLFTRTRADKLLFTGDKVHGLSCVALNERGLAPTGHRIHVRAKHYVVAGGAINSPALLLRSGAPDPQHLLGKRTFLHPTVISAALHDKKVDAYAGAPQTIYSDHFLQTQAIDGAIGYKLEAPPLHPLLFASTMSGFGVQHAAMMKQFAHTHALLALLRDGFHDESCGGTVSLQDDGSPVLDYPISAFVWDGVRRALLSMAEIQFAAGAKAVYPVHEEADGYSSWNAARKAINALAYEPLKTRVVSAHVMGGCTMSDDPKQGIVSSRGRYHELANLSVHDGSLFPTSIGANPQLSIYGITAKLASGLATDLTGKPPPSLPLL; this comes from the coding sequence ATGGCCAAGTCCGCTTCTTCGTCCCCGATTCCGGATCCCATCCAGGCTGGACTCGCTAGCGGCTGGAAAGTCATCGATGCATCGACGCTGGTCGCCGATCGCGAAGTGGAAGCCGATGTCGCCATCATCGGAACCGGCGCCGGTGGCGGCGTGACCGCCGAAATTCTCGCGCTTGCCGGCCTCAAGGTGGTGCTGGTCGAGGAAGGCCCGCTGAAGTCCTCAAAAGACTTCAAGATGCATGAAGCAGAGGCGTATCCGGAGCTGTACCAGGAATCGGCGGCACGCAAGACTCGCGACAAGGCGATTAACATATTGCAAGGACGCAATGTCGGCGGCTCTACGACTGTCAACTGGACCTCCAGCTTCCGCACGCCCGGCGATACCTTGTCGTACTGGCAAAAGAACTTCGGTCTGAACGATTATTCGGCGGAGTCTTTGTCACCCTGGTTCACGATGATGGAGCAGCGTCTTCATATCGGTGCCTGGGCGGCGGCACCCAATGAGAACAACGATTTGCTTCGACGTGGCGCGGCACAACTCGGCATTCCTGCTGCAGCCATCCAGCGCAATGTCAAGGCATGCTGGAATCTCGGTTACTGCGGCATGGGTTGTCCTACCAATGCCAAGCAATCGATGCTGGTCACAACGATTCCCTCCGCGCTTGCCCGAGGCGCCACGCTGTTCACGCGCACCCGCGCGGACAAACTTCTGTTCACGGGTGACAAGGTACATGGTTTATCGTGCGTGGCGCTGAATGAGCGTGGATTGGCACCGACCGGACACCGTATTCATGTTCGGGCAAAACATTATGTCGTCGCGGGCGGCGCGATCAACTCGCCAGCCTTGCTGCTGCGTTCCGGAGCACCCGACCCGCAGCACCTGTTGGGCAAGAGAACCTTTTTGCATCCAACGGTCATCTCGGCGGCCCTGCACGACAAGAAAGTGGACGCTTATGCCGGCGCGCCGCAAACCATCTACTCGGATCACTTCCTTCAGACGCAAGCGATCGATGGGGCTATCGGTTACAAGCTGGAAGCACCGCCGCTCCATCCGCTTCTGTTTGCATCGACCATGAGCGGTTTCGGTGTACAGCATGCTGCCATGATGAAACAATTTGCACATACGCACGCCTTGCTGGCATTGCTGCGAGACGGCTTTCATGATGAATCGTGCGGCGGCACAGTATCGCTGCAGGACGATGGATCGCCAGTTCTCGACTATCCGATTTCGGCCTTTGTATGGGACGGCGTGCGCCGCGCCTTGCTGAGCATGGCGGAAATCCAGTTTGCCGCCGGGGCAAAGGCTGTGTATCCGGTGCATGAAGAAGCCGATGGTTATTCCAGTTGGAACGCTGCACGCAAGGCGATCAATGCCCTGGCCTATGAACCGCTGAAAACCCGCGTCGTCTCTGCTCACGTGATGGGCGGTTGTACGATGTCGGATGATCCGAAGCAAGGGATTGTGTCGTCTCGCGGCCGCTATCACGAGCTTGCCAATCTGTCGGTACATGACGGCTCCTTGTTCCCGACATCGATAGGTGCCAATCCGCAGTTGTCGATCTATGGAATCACGGCTAAGCTGGCAAGCGGACTGGCTACCGACCTTACCGGCAAGCCACCACCGTCGCTGCCCTTACTCTGA
- a CDS encoding esterase/lipase family protein, which yields MVVQFIAGIAIYAALIRWWPQLGIPGAITFSVSTIVLVRMAITANNFVLASRTRSKLPAHYEIGTRELLRLFLHEFAATMFTSSWTMAFRAFSRRVPERPQGLPVLLIHGYGCNSGYWDSMSKALLKTGITHHAIDLEPVIGSIDAYTKQIHEAVEALCRETGHGKLIVVAHSMGGLATRAYLRGHGSARIAKAITLGTPHRGTALAHFGVGINTHQMRWTAVEEEGIASDWLLQLAAEESKDTYRLFVSIYSHHDNIISPQTSSWLDGAKNIEFHAIGHVALGLHPLIQAEVIQQVRAVSREVEASSGKRVLA from the coding sequence TTGGTCGTACAGTTCATTGCCGGTATCGCTATTTATGCCGCGCTTATCCGCTGGTGGCCTCAGCTTGGAATTCCCGGAGCGATTACGTTCAGCGTATCAACGATCGTGCTGGTCCGGATGGCGATTACTGCAAACAATTTCGTTCTTGCATCGCGTACCCGCAGCAAGCTGCCTGCGCATTACGAAATAGGGACGCGCGAATTGCTGCGCTTGTTCTTGCATGAGTTTGCCGCAACCATGTTCACCTCCTCCTGGACCATGGCTTTCCGTGCCTTTTCCAGGCGCGTCCCGGAACGGCCACAAGGGCTGCCGGTCTTGTTAATTCATGGATATGGATGCAATAGCGGCTATTGGGACTCCATGAGCAAGGCCTTGCTGAAGACGGGCATCACGCATCATGCGATCGACTTGGAGCCGGTCATCGGAAGTATCGACGCCTACACCAAACAGATTCATGAAGCGGTCGAAGCATTGTGCCGAGAGACCGGCCATGGCAAGCTCATTGTGGTTGCTCATAGCATGGGTGGCCTTGCCACACGGGCTTATCTGCGCGGGCATGGAAGCGCACGTATCGCAAAAGCAATTACTCTGGGCACACCGCATCGCGGCACGGCACTGGCGCATTTCGGCGTAGGAATCAATACGCATCAGATGCGCTGGACCGCGGTGGAAGAAGAAGGGATCGCTAGCGATTGGCTGTTGCAGCTCGCCGCCGAAGAAAGCAAGGACACATATCGCTTGTTCGTCTCGATCTATTCGCATCACGACAACATCATCTCGCCGCAGACCTCGTCCTGGCTGGACGGCGCAAAGAATATCGAATTCCATGCCATCGGACACGTTGCACTGGGACTGCATCCGCTTATCCAGGCTGAAGTGATTCAGCAAGTCCGTGCGGTGTCGCGCGAGGTGGAGGCTTCGTCAGGCAAACGCGTGTTGGCATGA
- a CDS encoding magnesium and cobalt transport protein CorA, translating to MLINCVAYQHGKRLSDVAIDEIGSFLARPDCFVWVALKDAEPDELKRMQSQFALHELAVEDAAHGHQRPKIEEYGESLFGVMHMVEMVNGELVVGELDVFVEEDYVVSIRNRSSQGFLGVRARCEREPHLLKQGAAFVFYALMDAVVDRYFPVLDAIESELEVIEEQIFVSGSERANIEKLYQLKRKVTTLKHAVTPLMEAVGKLYGGRVPRICINTQEYFRDVYDHLYRINASIDTIRDTIGTAIQVNLSMVAISDSEINKRLAAWAAIFAVATAFVGLWGMNFDVMPELRWEYGYPVALAFITSLCAYLYGRFRKAGWL from the coding sequence ATGCTCATCAATTGCGTTGCATATCAACATGGAAAGCGGCTCAGCGATGTTGCCATTGATGAGATTGGCAGCTTTCTTGCACGGCCGGACTGCTTTGTCTGGGTTGCGCTGAAAGATGCCGAGCCGGATGAATTAAAGCGCATGCAATCGCAGTTCGCTTTGCATGAACTGGCAGTGGAAGATGCAGCGCACGGCCATCAGCGTCCGAAGATAGAAGAGTATGGCGAATCCCTGTTCGGCGTCATGCATATGGTCGAAATGGTCAATGGTGAACTCGTCGTCGGCGAGTTGGATGTATTTGTAGAAGAAGATTATGTGGTGTCGATACGTAATCGCAGCTCGCAAGGTTTCCTGGGCGTGCGCGCCCGCTGCGAACGTGAACCGCATCTGTTGAAACAGGGGGCGGCCTTTGTTTTCTATGCATTGATGGATGCGGTGGTCGACCGGTATTTCCCTGTGCTCGATGCCATCGAAAGCGAGCTTGAGGTGATCGAGGAGCAGATCTTCGTCAGCGGCTCGGAGCGCGCCAACATCGAAAAGCTGTACCAGCTCAAGCGCAAGGTGACGACACTCAAGCATGCGGTAACGCCACTGATGGAAGCGGTCGGCAAGCTGTATGGCGGCAGGGTTCCGCGCATCTGCATCAATACACAGGAATACTTTCGGGATGTCTACGATCACCTTTACCGGATCAACGCTTCCATCGACACGATCCGCGACACGATAGGTACGGCGATTCAGGTCAATTTGTCGATGGTCGCCATCAGCGACAGTGAAATCAATAAGCGGCTCGCCGCATGGGCAGCGATCTTTGCGGTCGCTACCGCTTTCGTCGGATTATGGGGAATGAACTTCGATGTGATGCCGGAATTGCGATGGGAATACGGCTATCCTGTCGCGCTGGCATTCATCACGTCGCTATGTGCATACCTGTATGGCCGTTTTCGCAAGGCCGGATGGCTCTAG
- a CDS encoding VOC family protein, translated as MTTVRLDHLVIVADNLEQGCDHCESMLGVRPEGGGEHQRMGTHNRLLRLGDDCYLEVISINPTAQAPDRARWFGMDDPAQHARVRARPFLATFACNTSEIDAAVAALPALGEVRAMQRGSLHWQITIRADGALVEHGAVPSLIQWPQGVHPVRGLPVSGRELLKLEARHADPERLLNQWRQLGITDARLSAVQAGAGEDPGLIAHISTPTGVKIIS; from the coding sequence ATGACGACCGTCCGGCTGGACCATCTTGTTATTGTTGCAGACAATCTGGAACAAGGCTGCGATCACTGCGAATCGATGCTTGGCGTTCGTCCGGAAGGCGGAGGAGAACATCAGCGCATGGGCACGCACAACCGGCTCTTGCGGCTGGGTGATGATTGCTATCTCGAAGTCATTTCCATCAACCCGACCGCACAGGCGCCAGACCGGGCGCGCTGGTTCGGTATGGACGATCCGGCCCAGCATGCACGCGTGCGTGCCAGGCCCTTCCTGGCGACCTTTGCCTGCAATACATCTGAAATCGATGCGGCGGTCGCGGCCTTGCCGGCGTTGGGCGAAGTCCGCGCCATGCAGCGCGGGTCGCTTCATTGGCAGATAACGATTCGCGCGGATGGCGCACTGGTAGAACACGGAGCGGTACCGTCCCTGATTCAGTGGCCGCAAGGTGTGCATCCAGTGAGGGGTTTGCCGGTATCGGGCCGTGAACTGCTCAAACTCGAGGCAAGACATGCCGATCCCGAACGACTGCTGAATCAATGGCGCCAACTCGGCATTACCGATGCGCGGCTCAGTGCGGTACAAGCCGGAGCAGGCGAAGATCCCGGCTTGATCGCCCATATATCGACACCGACAGGCGTGAAGATAATCTCCTGA
- a CDS encoding fasciclin domain-containing protein, whose product MKRIFAAFASAIGALLVILPASAADIIETASTTPTFKTFVSAAKAAGVADTLKNSGPYTVFAPTDSAFDKLPPGTMSELMKDKAKLAELLTHHVVPGKIAVAEVKPGKVKTVQGQEVTLKNDNGKVTFDNANVIQSDVMADNGVIHEIDTVILPQK is encoded by the coding sequence ATGAAGCGGATCTTCGCTGCATTTGCATCGGCCATTGGGGCCTTGCTTGTTATCTTGCCGGCATCTGCGGCGGACATTATTGAAACCGCCTCGACGACACCGACCTTCAAGACCTTTGTATCAGCAGCAAAAGCTGCGGGGGTAGCCGATACCCTGAAGAATTCCGGCCCTTATACGGTATTTGCACCAACCGATTCCGCTTTCGATAAACTGCCGCCCGGCACGATGTCGGAGCTGATGAAGGATAAAGCCAAGCTTGCGGAATTGCTGACCCATCACGTCGTACCCGGCAAAATTGCCGTTGCTGAAGTCAAGCCGGGCAAGGTAAAAACGGTCCAGGGACAGGAAGTGACGCTGAAAAACGATAACGGCAAGGTGACTTTCGACAATGCAAACGTCATCCAGAGCGACGTGATGGCGGATAACGGTGTGATCCATGAGATCGATACGGTTATTCTTCCCCAAAAATAA
- a CDS encoding TetR/AcrR family transcriptional regulator — MQQKAPRRTRERILELSLRLFNEFGEPNITTTVIAEEMNISPGNLYYHFRNKDDIVNSLFAQFEAEIGRMLAVPADRRPNIEDVWLYLHLMFELVWRYRFFYRDLSDLLSRNRKLELHFKQILAHKIKVAQQLCQGLRADEALEATDLEIDALATNLVVVATYWLSYEYVRNPRKYSEQEAMAEALARGCYQVLSQIGPYLRGETRLRFNKLAEDYLKKLKAP; from the coding sequence ATGCAACAAAAAGCCCCTCGGCGCACACGCGAGCGAATACTTGAACTGTCGCTTCGACTGTTTAACGAGTTTGGCGAACCGAACATCACCACGACCGTCATTGCCGAAGAGATGAATATCTCGCCAGGCAATCTGTACTACCATTTTCGCAACAAGGACGATATCGTCAATTCGCTCTTCGCACAGTTCGAAGCGGAGATCGGCCGCATGCTCGCGGTACCGGCCGACCGCCGTCCGAACATCGAAGACGTCTGGCTCTACCTGCACCTGATGTTTGAACTGGTATGGCGTTACCGGTTCTTTTACCGCGACCTGAGCGATCTGCTGTCGCGCAACCGCAAGCTGGAACTCCACTTCAAGCAGATTCTGGCCCACAAGATCAAGGTCGCGCAGCAGTTATGCCAAGGCTTGCGTGCCGACGAGGCGCTGGAGGCGACCGACCTGGAGATCGATGCGCTGGCGACAAACCTGGTAGTCGTGGCCACATATTGGCTGTCGTATGAATACGTGCGCAATCCGCGCAAGTACAGCGAGCAGGAAGCCATGGCTGAAGCGCTGGCGCGCGGCTGTTACCAGGTACTGTCGCAGATCGGCCCCTATCTGCGCGGCGAAACCCGTCTGCGGTTCAACAAGCTGGCCGAAGACTATCTCAAGAAGCTGAAGGCGCCTTAG
- a CDS encoding TIGR00730 family Rossman fold protein, protein MKSLCVYCGSSAGASPVYADAARMLAKTMVDENISLVYGGGNVGLMGIIADEVLRLGGEATGVIPKALMDKEVGHVGLTHLHIVKDMHERKALMAELSHGFVAMPGGIGTLEELFEVFTWSQLGFHDKPIGLLNVNGFYDGLIGFLEHVIEERFLRREQASLLVHAAEPLDLVELLKTYRPQRYEKTFDRVTASKII, encoded by the coding sequence ATGAAATCACTCTGTGTCTATTGCGGTTCGTCCGCCGGAGCTTCCCCGGTCTATGCCGATGCCGCACGCATGCTGGCAAAAACCATGGTGGATGAAAATATCTCCCTGGTATATGGCGGCGGTAACGTCGGCCTGATGGGCATCATCGCCGATGAAGTATTGCGCCTTGGCGGCGAAGCCACCGGCGTTATCCCCAAAGCCTTGATGGATAAGGAGGTCGGCCATGTAGGCCTGACACACCTGCATATTGTCAAGGACATGCATGAGCGCAAGGCCTTGATGGCGGAATTGTCACATGGCTTTGTTGCCATGCCGGGCGGCATAGGAACGCTGGAAGAATTGTTCGAAGTGTTCACCTGGTCGCAGCTCGGTTTTCACGACAAACCGATCGGGCTGCTGAACGTCAATGGCTTCTATGACGGCCTGATCGGCTTCCTGGAACATGTGATCGAGGAGCGCTTCCTGCGGCGCGAACAAGCCTCGCTGCTGGTGCATGCGGCCGAGCCGCTTGATCTCGTCGAGCTGCTGAAGACTTACCGTCCACAGCGGTATGAAAAGACTTTTGATCGGGTGACAGCAAGCAAAATAATTTAA
- a CDS encoding tetratricopeptide repeat protein has protein sequence MGVLPMSLINQMLKDLDARRSEVTGTDSYGQQIRAVPGRKGIHPAWWVAGALATVLSGLLAWVLLRSPLVDQMFGARLPVKSDIAMNAGARSTIAMPPSAAVPAINVSAMQTLAPDPDMVRAQAVPQGVTVSSKPATPAPAAASVDGAGAAKENPAPQAKPNANPSNTVAAKTDEVKRSEAVRSTVEKTVTVSEPDRVKPASAGRAASNSSATPGESPSQASAGKQVKEFTAQQRAENEYRKSIETLQQGRTTEAVAGLDLALQLDPRHAAARQMLVGVLIENRRADDAMRIAREGLAVDPAQPGLAMILARLQLEKGELRSAIETLERGHQHAGERADYLAFLAALLQRDGQHRKAADQYLLALQKSPQNGVWWMGLGISLQADQKIADAQEAFRRAKSSNGLSPELQAFVDSRLSQLQR, from the coding sequence ATGGGTGTACTTCCAATGAGCCTGATCAACCAAATGCTCAAGGATCTGGACGCTCGGCGCTCCGAAGTGACCGGAACCGACTCTTACGGCCAGCAGATACGAGCCGTGCCGGGTCGCAAGGGTATACATCCGGCCTGGTGGGTTGCCGGAGCGCTGGCAACCGTGTTGTCCGGCCTGCTTGCATGGGTACTGTTGCGTTCGCCGCTTGTCGACCAGATGTTTGGAGCAAGATTGCCCGTCAAGTCGGACATCGCGATGAATGCAGGTGCACGGTCAACCATAGCAATGCCGCCATCAGCGGCAGTTCCAGCCATTAACGTGTCTGCGATGCAAACCTTGGCGCCTGATCCGGACATGGTGCGCGCGCAAGCCGTACCGCAAGGCGTGACGGTTTCTTCGAAACCAGCTACGCCGGCCCCAGCGGCCGCGTCGGTCGACGGTGCAGGCGCCGCCAAGGAAAATCCAGCCCCTCAGGCAAAGCCCAATGCCAATCCGTCTAATACTGTAGCTGCCAAAACAGACGAGGTAAAGCGTTCGGAGGCCGTACGCAGTACGGTCGAAAAAACCGTAACGGTGTCCGAGCCTGATCGCGTAAAACCGGCATCGGCCGGAAGAGCCGCATCCAATTCGTCGGCCACACCTGGAGAATCGCCTTCACAGGCGAGCGCCGGCAAGCAGGTCAAGGAATTCACAGCGCAGCAACGTGCCGAAAACGAATATCGCAAATCCATTGAGACACTTCAGCAAGGCCGAACGACAGAAGCGGTCGCTGGCCTGGATCTCGCGCTGCAGCTCGATCCCCGGCATGCCGCTGCCCGGCAGATGCTGGTCGGCGTCCTGATCGAAAACAGGCGTGCCGATGACGCAATGCGCATTGCCCGTGAAGGCCTGGCCGTGGATCCGGCCCAGCCTGGCCTGGCCATGATCCTGGCCCGCCTTCAACTCGAAAAAGGCGAGCTGCGTTCGGCCATCGAGACCCTGGAGCGCGGACACCAACATGCGGGAGAACGGGCCGACTACCTCGCTTTTCTGGCGGCTCTGCTCCAGCGCGATGGTCAGCATAGGAAAGCCGCTGACCAGTATCTGCTGGCTCTCCAGAAGTCGCCGCAAAACGGCGTATGGTGGATGGGTCTGGGCATCTCGCTGCAGGCGGACCAAAAGATTGCCGATGCCCAGGAAGCGTTCAGGCGCGCCAAATCCAGCAATGGCTTGTCGCCGGAACTGCAGGCTTTCGTCGATTCCAGATTAAGTCAGCTCCAGCGCTGA
- a CDS encoding ExeA family protein has product MYTSHFGLRELPFGITPDTSFFFACTNYQEALNTLLVAVKNGEGFIKITGEVGVGKTLICRKFMTALDKGFVTAYIPNPYLEPRTLMLALADELEIPQEKDVDQHQLIKSLNHRLLVLARDGKRTVLCLDEAQAMPLETFEALRLLTNLETEKRKLLQIVMFGQPELDKKLDQDAIRQLNQRISFHYHLGPLSQEDMEFYVSHRLSVAGYSGSRLFDRGAIKGLFAASGGIPRLVNILAHKALMLAYGEGKQQVNARHVKAAASDTGAARKRASPWRWLGAAALVVAGTGMGWVYFQ; this is encoded by the coding sequence ATGTACACGTCTCATTTTGGCCTTCGCGAGCTACCGTTCGGCATTACGCCGGACACCAGCTTCTTCTTCGCCTGCACCAACTACCAGGAAGCGCTCAATACGCTGCTGGTCGCCGTCAAGAATGGCGAGGGCTTCATCAAGATCACGGGCGAGGTAGGCGTTGGCAAGACGCTGATCTGCCGCAAGTTCATGACGGCTCTCGACAAGGGTTTCGTGACTGCCTACATTCCCAATCCGTATCTCGAGCCGCGTACCCTGATGCTGGCGCTGGCGGATGAACTTGAAATCCCTCAAGAGAAGGATGTGGACCAGCATCAACTGATTAAGTCGCTTAATCATCGTCTGCTGGTGCTGGCGCGCGATGGCAAGCGTACCGTGCTCTGTCTGGACGAGGCACAGGCCATGCCGCTGGAAACCTTTGAAGCGCTACGTTTGCTGACCAATCTGGAGACAGAAAAGCGCAAGCTTCTTCAGATCGTCATGTTTGGCCAGCCCGAGCTTGACAAGAAACTGGACCAGGATGCGATACGCCAGCTCAATCAGCGCATTTCTTTCCATTACCACCTTGGCCCATTGTCACAGGAAGACATGGAGTTCTACGTTTCGCATCGACTCAGCGTCGCCGGATATTCCGGAAGCCGCTTGTTCGACCGTGGTGCCATCAAGGGCTTGTTTGCCGCGAGCGGGGGTATTCCGCGGCTGGTCAATATTCTTGCGCACAAGGCCTTGATGCTGGCTTACGGAGAAGGCAAGCAGCAGGTAAATGCCCGCCACGTAAAGGCTGCGGCAAGCGATACCGGGGCGGCCAGAAAGCGCGCATCGCCGTGGCGATGGCTCGGTGCGGCTGCGCTGGTCGTGGCAGGAACAGGAATGGGATGGGTGTACTTCCAATGA
- the mshL gene encoding pilus (MSHA type) biogenesis protein MshL, which translates to MMVRYSVHKITSAIVILGLAGCTSAPPRHDTFNLINAELSKASARPTTQVAQPDAVAAALLPPIQIEVPRPRQPLEERFGVTFNNVPAAQFFMGIVSGTQYSMLVHPDVSGNISVNLKDVTVLEALDAIRELYGYDYKIEGNRIYVKPLTLQTKVFQVNYLTGSRKGTSDIRVTSGSVSDTSSSGPGAGTGNNAGTPSLPGQPPGVISTTLNSSKISTSSTNDFWSELRQSLEAIVGNKEGRSVVISPQSGVVLVRAMWDELRNVSAYLKATQLAVDRQVIIDAKILEVELSDGFQSGINWASFASLNASSNSRASLGMVSPGATLSPRPRDGSASAPLTGGNANSVIGIPGFTLAAPSGAAGSLFGLAFQTSNFAALISFLETQGHVHVLSSPRIATLNNQKAVLKVGRDEFFVTNVSTTTTAVGTSSTTSPTVTVQPFFSGVALDVTPQIDENGNITLHIHPSVSNVTTVDKPLNLGAAGSFSLPLASSTISETDSVVRGQDGQIVAIGGLMRQSTASDRSQLPGAGNAPGIGALFRNTNQSTQKRELVILLKPTIVQGSATWAQDVMDTQQRVQGMAPRSPVSQ; encoded by the coding sequence ATGATGGTAAGGTACAGCGTGCACAAAATTACATCAGCCATAGTGATTCTGGGATTGGCCGGATGTACATCCGCCCCCCCACGACACGACACCTTCAATCTGATCAATGCCGAATTGTCCAAGGCATCCGCCAGGCCGACTACCCAGGTTGCGCAGCCTGACGCGGTCGCAGCTGCCTTGCTTCCTCCTATCCAGATCGAGGTGCCCAGACCCCGGCAGCCTCTGGAAGAGCGTTTCGGGGTGACGTTCAACAATGTACCGGCCGCGCAGTTTTTCATGGGGATTGTGTCCGGTACGCAGTACAGCATGCTGGTTCATCCGGACGTCTCGGGGAACATCTCGGTCAATCTGAAGGATGTGACGGTGCTTGAGGCGCTCGATGCGATCCGCGAGTTGTACGGCTACGACTATAAGATCGAAGGCAACCGCATCTATGTCAAACCTTTGACCCTGCAGACCAAGGTCTTCCAGGTCAACTACCTGACCGGCAGCCGCAAGGGTACGTCAGATATTCGGGTTACCTCTGGCTCGGTCAGCGACACCTCATCCAGTGGTCCCGGTGCCGGCACAGGCAATAACGCCGGAACGCCATCTCTCCCGGGACAACCGCCGGGAGTGATCTCCACGACGCTCAATTCGAGCAAGATCAGCACGTCATCGACAAACGATTTCTGGAGCGAGCTTCGCCAGTCGCTTGAAGCCATCGTCGGAAACAAGGAAGGGCGTAGCGTCGTCATCAGCCCCCAGTCCGGAGTCGTGCTGGTTCGGGCGATGTGGGATGAGTTGCGCAACGTGTCGGCTTATCTGAAGGCGACCCAGCTGGCGGTCGACCGTCAGGTCATTATCGATGCCAAGATTCTGGAGGTCGAGCTGAGCGACGGATTCCAGTCGGGTATCAACTGGGCGTCCTTCGCGTCTCTCAATGCTTCCAGCAACAGCCGTGCTTCTTTGGGCATGGTGTCGCCCGGCGCGACGCTTTCGCCGCGGCCGCGCGACGGCAGCGCCTCAGCACCGCTCACGGGCGGAAACGCTAACTCGGTGATCGGCATTCCCGGATTTACCTTGGCGGCACCCAGCGGCGCGGCCGGATCCCTGTTCGGGCTTGCGTTCCAGACCAGTAATTTCGCAGCATTGATTTCATTTCTCGAGACCCAGGGCCATGTGCATGTGTTGTCGAGTCCGCGCATCGCGACGCTCAACAACCAGAAGGCGGTCCTCAAGGTAGGACGCGACGAGTTCTTCGTTACCAACGTCAGTACCACGACGACCGCGGTCGGCACCAGCAGCACGACCAGTCCCACCGTTACCGTTCAACCGTTCTTCTCGGGCGTCGCGCTCGACGTGACACCGCAGATCGACGAGAACGGAAACATCACGCTGCATATCCATCCTTCGGTCAGCAACGTGACGACCGTTGATAAACCGTTGAACCTCGGAGCAGCCGGCTCCTTCAGCCTGCCGCTCGCATCCAGCACGATCTCCGAAACGGATAGCGTTGTGCGCGGCCAGGACGGGCAAATCGTCGCCATTGGCGGACTGATGCGGCAGTCCACGGCATCCGACCGTTCGCAGCTGCCGGGTGCGGGCAATGCCCCGGGCATCGGTGCGCTATTCCGCAATACCAACCAGTCAACGCAGAAGCGGGAACTTGTCATTCTCCTCAAGCCCACCATTGTTCAGGGAAGTGCAACCTGGGCCCAGGACGTGATGGATACCCAACAACGAGTGCAGGGAATGGCTCCAAGAAGTCCGGTCTCGCAGTAA
- a CDS encoding MSHA biogenesis protein MshK: protein MAQHLSKTIKRATIATIYLMAISAMTAGAQALPDPTRPPAALQKQTPETDEAPAALQLQSILISPKRRVATISGQIVHVGDKVGEAQVVKITENEVVLRNGKDVQTLKLLPQVDRKAEQGRSNSTRTGSRPQ from the coding sequence ATGGCTCAACATTTGAGTAAAACAATTAAAAGAGCCACAATAGCCACAATTTATTTGATGGCAATATCGGCTATGACGGCAGGAGCGCAGGCATTACCCGACCCGACCCGACCTCCCGCGGCACTTCAGAAGCAGACGCCCGAGACCGACGAGGCACCGGCCGCGCTTCAGCTGCAATCGATATTGATATCACCCAAGCGACGCGTGGCCACGATCAGCGGGCAGATTGTTCATGTTGGCGACAAGGTGGGCGAAGCACAAGTAGTAAAAATCACGGAGAATGAAGTCGTTCTGCGCAATGGAAAGGATGTACAGACATTGAAGCTGTTACCTCAGGTCGACAGGAAGGCCGAGCAGGGCCGCAGCAACAGCACAAGAACAGGCAGCAGACCTCAATGA